The Candidatus Polarisedimenticolaceae bacterium genome contains a region encoding:
- a CDS encoding exonuclease domain-containing protein → MNYFCVDIEASGPVPPLFNMLSLGATVVRPEGDRHAVGETLYLELKPIFPGFDADAMRVCGLDAERLRREGMEPKLALERLARWVQEHNAGSADRPCFVGHNAVFDWSHVAYYYAHFGMPNPFGYKGLDTKSLAMGVLRVPWNETSKENLERVLQLPPQDPAQIHRADYDAHYQALILQALLDRKP, encoded by the coding sequence ATGAACTACTTCTGCGTGGACATCGAGGCGTCGGGACCGGTCCCGCCGCTCTTCAACATGTTGTCGCTGGGGGCCACGGTCGTGCGCCCGGAGGGGGACCGGCACGCCGTCGGCGAGACCCTTTATCTCGAGCTCAAGCCGATCTTCCCCGGATTCGACGCCGACGCCATGCGCGTGTGCGGCCTGGACGCCGAGCGGCTTCGCCGCGAGGGCATGGAGCCGAAACTCGCGTTGGAACGACTGGCGCGCTGGGTCCAGGAGCATAACGCCGGCTCCGCCGATCGGCCCTGCTTCGTCGGCCACAACGCCGTGTTCGACTGGTCCCACGTCGCCTACTACTACGCGCACTTCGGCATGCCCAACCCGTTCGGCTACAAGGGGCTCGACACGAAAAGCCTCGCGATGGGGGTCTTGCGCGTCCCGTGGAACGAGACCTCCAAGGAGAACCTGGAGCGCGTGCTCCAGCTCCCGCCCCAGGATCCCGCGCAGATCCACCGGGCCGACTACGACGCGCACTACCAGGCGCTCATCCTCCAGGCGCTTCTCGACCGCAAGCCTTGA